A window of the Ostrea edulis chromosome 1, xbOstEdul1.1, whole genome shotgun sequence genome harbors these coding sequences:
- the LOC125664618 gene encoding uncharacterized protein LOC125664618 — MQQKGEEDRVWYDIMEEEMKAYLGLNIVMGINQLPSYKDYRSKDLFLGNEGTKSIMTVRRYEKITEYLHVSDRANEPARRARNFDKLYKVREVITMARRNFNNNYKPNGKLAIDEAMIKWTGRLIIQAVFASQTN, encoded by the coding sequence ATGCAACAGAAAGGTGAAGAAGACCGAGTATGGTATGACATCATGGAGGAAGAAATGAAGGCCTACCTCGGGTTGAACATCGTAATGGGGATCAATCAGCTGCCATCCTACAAAGACTACCGGTCTAAAGATTTATTTCTTGGTAATGAAGGAACAAAATCCATCATGACTGTTCGAAGGTATGAAAAAATTACCGAGTATTTGCATGTAAGTGACAGGGCAAATGAACCAGCTAGGAGAGCCAGGAATTTTGACAAACTCTACAAAGTGAGAGAAGTCATTACAATGGCAAGAAGAAATTTCAACAATAACTACAAACCAAATGGAAAATTGGCCATTGATGAGGCCATGATTAAATGGACTGGAAGACTTATCATTCAAGCAGTATTTGCAAGCCAAACCAATTAA
- the LOC125664594 gene encoding piggyBac transposable element-derived protein 3-like translates to MESSKTEMDFFHLFFPSNYYEEIAQQTNAYAERVINVNPNPAWYPTNGEEIKAYLGVAIVMGILPAPAQVMYWYKDKLFHPSCIEGKFTRTRFETLQRYFHVADTTSNPAQEDPAHDKLAHVRPLLELLRTNFKQEYHPHKEVSIDEAMIGFSGRLGFKQYVPLKPTKRGIKVWVKADLFNGYINDFQVHTGRHNNVAEKDLGSRVVLDLARPIIGLGHHIYCDSFFTSPDLFLQLWREDTYACGTVRANRKGLPKDIGTTELKEQGRNVTKQKGSMRVNVWQDKKNITILHTNGEDTSVNRKQKDGSTKNVPCPKAVKLYNQYMNDVDHTDQLRSAYNTVRKALKWLKYLFFFLFDVAIVNSYLLMKESHQHSLKTKTNRTRQRT, encoded by the coding sequence ATGGAGTcttcaaaaacagaaatggATTTTTTTCACTTGTTTTTTCCATCAAATTATTATGAAGAAATAGCGCAACAGACAAATGCATATGCCGAGAGAGTCATTAATGTGAATCCCAATCCAGCCTGGTATCCAACAAATGGAGAAGAAATAAAAGCATACTTGGGGGTGGCAATTGTCATGGGTATTTTACCAGCTCCTGCACAAGTTATGTATTGGTACAAGGACAAGTTATTCCACCCATCCTGCATAGAAGGAAAATTCACCAGGACTAGATTTGAGACATTACAAAGATACTTTCATGTTGCAGACACAACCTCAAATCCAGCCCAAGAGGATCCTGCCCACGATAAGTTGGCTCACGTCAGACCTTTACTGGAGCTCCTGAGAACAAATTTCAAACAAGAGTATCATCCACACAAAGAAGTTTCCATAGATGAGGCGATGATAGGATTCTCAGGAAGACTGGGGTTCAAGCAGTACGTGCCTCTCAAACCTACAAAGAGGGGTATCAAAGTGTGGGTCAAAGCCGACCTTTTCAATGGATATATAAATGACTTCCAGGTTCACACTGGACGTCATAATAATGTTGCAGAGAAGGACCTGGGCTCTCGTGTTGTGTTAGACCTTGCAAGACCAATAATAGGACTTGGACACCACATATATTGTGACAGTTTCTTCACATCCCCGGATCTGTTCCTACAGCTGTGGCGTGAGGATACCTATGCTTGCGGCACAGTGAGGGCCAATAGGAAAGGCCTCCCAAAGGACATAGGAACAACCGAGTTGAAGGAGCAAGGAAGAAATGttacaaaacaaaaaggaaGTATGCGTGTAAATGTTTGGCAAGACAAAAAGAATATAACAATTCTTCATACAAATGGTGAAGATACGTCAGTGAATAGAAAGCAGAAGGATGGCTCCACCAAGAATGTACCCTGTCCTAAGGCTGTGAAATTGTACAATCAGTACATGAATGATGTCGATCATACAGATCAGCTCAGATCTGCTTACAACACAGTGAGGAAAGCACTAAAATggttgaaatatttatttttctttctattCGACGTTGCCATTGTAAATTCCTACCTCCTTATGAAAGAATCTCACCAACATTCcctaaaaacaaaaaccaacagAACTAGACAGAGGACCTAA
- the LOC125664593 gene encoding piggyBac transposable element-derived protein 4-like — protein sequence MPRDRFLLILSNLHLTNNGCERTGGLRSIIQAKPTKFGIKLYQVCEVKSGYCIGFDIHTGSTPCTQYADAIGVNEDCTVTTRTVMGLLTRCGLLDNGHHVYMDNYYTSPELFGKLLLHNTYACDTLRKNRKHVPEALKRNIKLKPSQVIFQRNEGEEMLAVKYHNKRDVNMLTTIHEANMTVLDKRDRTTNEYIVKPTCIVEYISLMGGVDLSDQMGQYNTCLRKTTKWYKKLFFHLFNLCVVNAYLLYTKFNTDDKKLSSHDFKMAPVTALIN from the exons ATGCCCAGGGATCGATTTTTACTTATACTGAGCAACTTACACCTCACAAACAATGGGTGCGAGAGGACAGGCGGGCTTCGATCCATTATTCAAG CAAAGCCCACAAAGTTTGGAATCAAGCTTTACCAAGTTTGTGAGGTGAAGTCAGGTTACTGCATTGGCTTTGATATCCATACCGGCAGTACACCTTGTACACAGTATGCTGATGCAATTGGAGTGAATGAAGACTGCACTGTAACAACCAGAACAGTGATGGGGCTACTTACAAGATGTGGACTTTTAGACAATGGACATCATGTCTACATGGACAACTATTACACCTCACCTGAGTTGTTCGGGAAGTTGCTACTGCACAACACCTACGCTTGTGATACACTCAGAAAAAACAGAAAACATGTGCCAGAAGCTCTGAAAAGAAACATTAAGCTGAAACCTTCCCAAGTTATTTTCCAAAGGAATGAAGGTGAAGAAATGCTGGCAGTCAAGTACCACAACAAACGAGATGTGAATATGCTAACTACGATTCACGAAGCCAACATGACAGTACTCGATAAACGCGACAGGACAACGAATGAGTATATTGTGAAGCCGACTTGTATTGTGGAATACATTAGTTTAATGGGAGGAGTAGACTTGTCTGATCAGATGGGCCAATACAACACTTGCCTGAGAAAGACAACAAAATGGTATAAGAAGTTATTCTTCCATCTCTTCAACCTATGTGTTGTCAACGCCTACCTCTTGTACACCAAATTCAACACTGATGACAAGAAACTAAGCAGTCATGACTTCAAGATGGCTCCTGTTACAGCTTTGATAAATTAA